From a region of the Rhodoflexus caldus genome:
- a CDS encoding vWA domain-containing protein, translated as MKTKLLLFFCWLATAAQAQRPQQLMPEKTRLLLVLDASGSMLSKWDNDLRINIAKDKIAAFVDSLRRNPNVEMALRVYGHQFDSKQKNCTDSKLEVGFAANNHVQIKAALTRIAPKGTTPIAYSLEQAIKDFPPEGNYRNVIIMITDGIEACGGDPCAISLGLQKNGIALKPFIIGLGVGKDFTAAFNCVGKAYDARSAADFQAILGAISRQILGRTTVTVELTDAADKPIEKDVNMTFINNVTGKAIYDLIHFRDTRGRTDTLVIDPVINYDIEVGTIPVILKKDVQIEGGKHNVIRIRAPQGLLTFKMQTPKEYGNLKAIIRQAGKSETLYVQEVGTSQRYLAGNYDVEVLTTPRTLVRNVTVRQGQTTEVPIEQPGILTLNHYYSGIASLYKLNAEGQEWIENYTLEGKVANIAMQPGNYKIVFRANEAKGAVYTVFKRFTIQGGKSVTVDVLK; from the coding sequence CTGGATGCTTCGGGCAGTATGCTCTCTAAATGGGATAATGACTTGAGAATCAATATTGCCAAAGATAAAATTGCGGCTTTTGTGGATTCGCTGCGCCGCAATCCGAACGTGGAAATGGCACTGCGCGTCTATGGGCATCAATTTGATTCCAAGCAAAAAAACTGTACAGATTCCAAATTGGAAGTCGGATTTGCAGCCAATAATCATGTGCAAATCAAGGCAGCCCTAACGCGCATTGCACCCAAAGGCACTACCCCGATTGCCTATTCGCTGGAACAGGCAATTAAAGATTTCCCGCCTGAAGGCAACTACCGCAACGTGATTATCATGATTACTGACGGCATAGAAGCCTGCGGCGGCGACCCTTGCGCCATTTCTTTGGGGCTTCAGAAAAACGGTATCGCATTAAAGCCTTTCATCATCGGGTTGGGGGTCGGAAAGGATTTCACGGCTGCTTTTAACTGTGTCGGTAAGGCATACGATGCCCGCAGTGCCGCCGATTTTCAGGCAATTCTGGGGGCTATTTCGCGGCAGATTCTGGGGCGCACCACCGTTACGGTAGAACTCACCGATGCCGCCGACAAACCAATAGAGAAAGATGTAAACATGACCTTCATCAACAATGTTACGGGAAAGGCGATTTATGACCTGATTCACTTCCGCGACACTCGCGGGCGTACCGATACGCTGGTGATTGACCCGGTGATTAACTACGATATTGAAGTGGGTACCATTCCCGTCATCCTGAAAAAAGACGTACAGATTGAAGGCGGTAAACACAACGTTATCCGCATTCGCGCACCGCAGGGACTGCTGACGTTCAAAATGCAAACCCCGAAAGAATACGGCAACTTGAAAGCCATTATCCGACAGGCGGGCAAATCCGAAACACTCTACGTGCAGGAAGTCGGTACTTCGCAGCGTTATTTGGCGGGCAACTACGATGTGGAGGTACTCACCACGCCGCGAACGCTTGTGCGCAACGTTACCGTTCGGCAGGGACAAACCACCGAAGTCCCCATAGAACAGCCGGGCATTTTGACGCTGAACCATTATTACAGCGGCATCGCCTCGCTCTACAAACTCAACGCCGAAGGGCAGGAATGGATAGAAAACTACACGCTGGAAGGCAAAGTCGCCAACATTGCCATGCAACCCGGCAACTACAAAATCGTTTTTCGGGCAAATGAGGCGAAAGGGGCTGTTTACACGGTGTTTAAACGCTTTACCATTCAGGGGGGCAAGTCGGTAACGGTAGATGTTTTGAAATAG
- a CDS encoding NFACT RNA binding domain-containing protein, producing MHNNYYILRLLTSLLAEKLAGLSLLTCFSQLKDELILGFADEHRQFYIRANLNPEACYLSFPEEVSRARQNSIELFRPVLGAQVVDVRQYLNERCFSVHFNNGSALLFKMHGQRSNLILFEPDEAGNLIPEELFHNKQEKDRLLRLETLDRPIDQSREAFFANGLQATFPTFDRQMAALIAEAGESRETQWEAVQELLDYLQAPEFYVAAEGSRASFSVFPSENDTYRGTDLIEALNEYHYTFSRIYYFEHEKAEAIRQLEKQKHKTERFIRQAEDKLIELELENRYEEIANILMANLHEIPQRASSVQLFDFYRNTYTEIKLKETLNAQKNAEVYYRKSKNHKIEIEKQREAIAAKQKELQKINRRIEEIGKQQRLKDLRRYLKTEGLAGKTAEVPELPFRRMEIDGFEVWIGKNARSNDLLTQKYAYKEDLWLHARDVSGSHVVIKYKAGKPFPPQVIEKAAQLAAWHSKRRHETLCPVIYTPKKYVRKPKGMPEGAVVVDREQVIMVEPAAEV from the coding sequence TTGCATAACAACTACTACATCCTGCGATTGCTCACAAGCCTGTTGGCCGAAAAGCTGGCAGGCTTGTCGCTGCTTACCTGTTTCAGCCAATTGAAAGACGAGCTGATATTGGGTTTTGCAGACGAGCACCGTCAGTTTTACATCCGCGCCAACCTCAACCCCGAAGCCTGCTACCTGAGCTTTCCCGAAGAGGTGAGCCGTGCCCGACAAAACAGCATTGAGTTGTTCCGTCCTGTATTGGGTGCACAAGTGGTAGACGTGCGGCAATACCTGAACGAGCGTTGTTTTTCTGTCCACTTCAACAACGGCAGCGCGCTACTCTTTAAGATGCACGGGCAGCGCTCTAACCTGATTCTGTTTGAACCCGACGAAGCGGGTAATCTGATACCCGAAGAACTTTTTCACAACAAACAGGAAAAAGACCGCCTGCTGCGGTTGGAAACATTAGACCGCCCGATTGACCAAAGCCGCGAGGCATTCTTTGCCAATGGTTTGCAAGCTACCTTCCCCACGTTTGACCGCCAAATGGCGGCACTCATTGCAGAAGCGGGCGAAAGCCGCGAGACACAGTGGGAGGCTGTGCAGGAACTTTTGGACTACCTGCAAGCACCTGAATTTTACGTCGCTGCCGAAGGAAGCCGTGCTTCTTTTTCGGTTTTTCCTTCGGAAAACGACACCTATCGCGGTACAGACCTGATAGAAGCACTCAACGAGTATCACTATACCTTTTCGCGCATCTATTATTTTGAGCATGAAAAAGCGGAAGCCATCCGGCAGTTAGAAAAGCAAAAGCACAAAACCGAGCGATTCATCCGACAAGCGGAGGACAAACTGATTGAGTTAGAGTTGGAAAACCGCTACGAAGAAATTGCCAATATCCTCATGGCAAATCTGCATGAGATTCCGCAGCGGGCAAGTTCGGTGCAACTCTTTGATTTCTACCGCAATACCTACACGGAAATCAAGCTGAAAGAAACGCTCAACGCGCAGAAAAATGCGGAAGTCTATTACCGCAAGTCCAAAAATCATAAGATTGAGATTGAGAAACAGCGCGAAGCAATTGCAGCCAAACAGAAAGAACTGCAAAAAATCAATCGCCGAATAGAGGAAATCGGTAAGCAGCAGCGACTCAAAGACCTACGCCGCTACCTGAAAACCGAAGGACTGGCAGGCAAAACCGCCGAAGTACCCGAATTGCCTTTTCGCCGCATGGAAATTGACGGATTTGAGGTGTGGATTGGTAAAAATGCCCGCAGTAACGATTTGCTCACGCAGAAGTATGCCTACAAAGAAGACCTCTGGCTGCATGCCCGCGATGTAAGCGGCTCCCACGTGGTGATTAAATACAAAGCAGGCAAACCCTTTCCGCCGCAAGTGATAGAAAAGGCGGCACAACTGGCGGCGTGGCACTCCAAACGGCGACACGAAACCCTATGCCCCGTTATTTACACCCCCAAAAAATACGTGCGCAAGCCCAAAGGAATGCCCGAAGGCGCGGTTGTGGTGGACAGGGAACAGGTGATAATGGTAGAGCCTGCGGCTGAGGTGTAG
- a CDS encoding DNA-methyltransferase, protein MSQLNKSKPYTIFNQSCYGLLDIADNSIDALITDPPYGISFQNHAWDKQLPQKQIWSDCLRVLKSGAFGLVFSSVRLMHRLMVDLEDCGFIIKDVLFWVYLNGMPKSRDIALDIDKELGIESKVVGKYNYVQGYKKDGAQNYYADNTKFKYEPSSELALHYKGAGLGLKPAYEPIILIQKPIEKGLTVAQNIIKYGTGALNLEKTRIPYAPGESKVGHNPHPEGRVSANIIRTDTLEDGYDKFFTIPKVRQHAEEFNNHPTLKPVDLMHHLVKLVSFDNQMILDPFMGSGSTGVACIALNRYFVGFELEENYYKIAQKRLQMAVQSKSSSLF, encoded by the coding sequence ATGTCACAATTGAACAAATCAAAACCATACACGATATTTAATCAATCGTGCTACGGACTTTTAGATATAGCTGATAATTCTATAGATGCTCTTATTACCGACCCACCATATGGTATTTCTTTTCAGAATCATGCATGGGACAAGCAATTGCCACAAAAGCAAATATGGTCGGATTGCCTACGCGTATTAAAAAGCGGAGCTTTTGGATTGGTATTCTCCTCCGTAAGGCTTATGCATAGGTTGATGGTAGACTTAGAAGACTGTGGTTTTATTATCAAAGATGTGCTTTTTTGGGTTTATCTAAACGGTATGCCTAAAAGCCGCGATATTGCATTAGATATTGATAAAGAACTTGGCATAGAAAGCAAAGTAGTAGGCAAATATAACTATGTGCAGGGCTACAAAAAAGATGGTGCACAAAATTATTATGCTGATAATACTAAATTTAAATATGAGCCCAGTTCGGAATTAGCTCTTCACTATAAAGGAGCTGGTTTAGGCTTAAAGCCGGCTTACGAACCAATTATTTTAATCCAAAAGCCCATAGAGAAAGGTCTGACTGTTGCACAAAACATCATCAAATACGGTACGGGAGCACTTAATTTAGAAAAAACACGCATTCCCTATGCGCCCGGGGAGAGTAAAGTAGGCCATAACCCTCATCCGGAAGGCAGAGTCAGTGCAAATATCATTAGGACAGATACATTAGAGGATGGATATGATAAGTTTTTTACCATTCCCAAAGTAAGACAACATGCAGAAGAATTTAATAATCACCCTACTTTGAAGCCTGTGGATTTAATGCATCATCTGGTAAAGTTGGTAAGTTTTGATAACCAAATGATATTAGACCCTTTTATGGGTAGTGGCAGCACTGGTGTTGCCTGCATAGCCCTTAATCGTTATTTTGTAGGTTTTGAATTAGAAGAGAACTATTATAAAATTGCACAAAAAAGATTACAAATGGCTGTTCAAAGTAAATCCTCATCTCTATTTTAG